From the Psychrobacillus sp. FSL K6-4046 genome, one window contains:
- the eno gene encoding phosphopyruvate hydratase, giving the protein MPIITQIQAREVLDSRGNPTVEVEVFTESGAYGRAIVPSGASTGEYEAVELRDGDKSRYLGKGVLKAVENVNNVIAAELEENFSVLDQVEIDHAMIELDGTENKGNLGANAILGVSIAVAHAAADYLDVPLYQYLGGFNAKQLPVPMMNIVNGGEHADNNVDIQEFMIMPVGAESFRHALRMGAEIFHSLKSVLKDAGLNTAVGDEGGFAPNLKSNEEALSTIMTAIEKAGYKPGEEVLLAMDVAASELFNKEDGKYHLTGEGVVKTSEEMVDWYEELSNKYPIISIEDGLDENDWSGHKLLTDRIGKKVQLVGDDLFVTNTKKLAQGIEQGVGNSILVKVNQIGTLTETFDAIEMAKRAGYTAVISHRSGESEDVTIADLAVATNAGQIKTGAPSRSDRVAKYNQLLRIEDQLYNTAQYLGKDTFYNLKK; this is encoded by the coding sequence ATGCCAATTATTACACAAATTCAAGCTCGTGAGGTATTAGATTCACGCGGGAACCCAACAGTTGAAGTAGAAGTATTCACAGAAAGCGGAGCATATGGCCGCGCAATCGTACCATCTGGTGCATCTACTGGTGAATACGAAGCGGTAGAACTTCGCGATGGCGACAAATCAAGATACCTTGGAAAAGGTGTATTAAAAGCGGTAGAAAACGTGAACAACGTAATCGCGGCAGAATTAGAAGAAAATTTCTCAGTGTTAGACCAAGTTGAAATCGACCATGCCATGATCGAGCTAGACGGTACAGAAAACAAAGGTAACCTAGGAGCTAACGCTATTCTAGGAGTTTCTATCGCAGTAGCACACGCTGCAGCAGACTATTTAGATGTACCTTTATATCAATACCTAGGCGGGTTTAACGCAAAGCAACTTCCAGTTCCGATGATGAATATCGTAAACGGCGGCGAGCATGCTGACAACAACGTAGACATCCAAGAATTCATGATCATGCCAGTAGGAGCAGAATCATTCCGTCACGCATTACGCATGGGCGCTGAAATCTTCCATAGCTTAAAATCAGTATTAAAAGATGCTGGCTTAAACACAGCTGTTGGAGATGAAGGCGGATTCGCACCAAACTTAAAATCAAACGAAGAAGCTCTTTCTACTATCATGACTGCCATCGAAAAAGCTGGCTACAAACCAGGTGAAGAAGTCCTTCTTGCAATGGACGTTGCAGCTTCTGAGTTATTCAACAAAGAAGACGGCAAATACCACCTAACTGGAGAAGGCGTAGTGAAAACTTCAGAAGAAATGGTAGATTGGTACGAAGAGCTTAGCAATAAATACCCAATCATCTCAATCGAAGACGGATTAGACGAAAACGACTGGTCTGGCCACAAGCTTCTAACAGATAGAATCGGCAAAAAAGTGCAGCTAGTTGGAGACGATCTATTCGTAACAAACACGAAAAAACTAGCACAAGGTATCGAGCAAGGCGTAGGCAACTCCATCCTTGTGAAAGTAAACCAAATCGGTACACTTACAGAAACATTCGACGCAATCGAAATGGCAAAACGCGCTGGCTACACAGCAGTAATCTCCCACCGTTCAGGAGAGTCTGAAGATGTAACAATCGCAGACCTAGCAGTAGCAACAAACGCTGGCCAAATCAAAACAGGAGCACCATCCCGCTCCGACCGCGTAGCAAAATACAACCAACTTCTACGTATCGAGGACCAACTGTACAACACAGCTCAATACCTAGGAAAAGATACATTCTATAACTTGAAAAAATAA
- the secG gene encoding preprotein translocase subunit SecG — protein MNTLLMTLLIIVSLALIVVVLLQSGKSAGLSGAISGGAEQLFGKQKARGMDLILHRATIVLAVLFFVLTIAVTKF, from the coding sequence ATGAATACATTATTAATGACATTATTAATCATCGTCTCGCTTGCTTTGATCGTAGTAGTATTATTACAATCAGGGAAAAGTGCTGGGCTATCAGGAGCCATCTCCGGGGGAGCTGAACAACTCTTTGGAAAACAGAAAGCTCGTGGTATGGATTTGATCTTACATAGAGCGACTATCGTGCTTGCTGTATTATTCTTCGTATTAACGATAGCTGTTACTAAATTTTAA
- a CDS encoding carboxylesterase gives MRITTPKPFFFEAGKRAVLLLHGFTGNSSDVRMLGRFLEKNGYTSLAPHYKGHGVPPEELLETGPKDWWKDVMKAYDRLKAAGYDEIAVAGLSLGGVFSLKLGYTVPVKGIVTMCSPMTMKTTDVMFEGVIKYAKEYKKYEGKSDEQIEEEVEKIRQNPMQTLGELREFVYEVRDHVDHIYAPLLVTQGKKDSVIDINSANYIYEQSESLEKKLNWYEESGHVITLGPEKETLHEDILNFLESLDWNV, from the coding sequence ATGCGCATCACAACACCAAAACCGTTCTTCTTTGAGGCTGGAAAGCGAGCGGTATTATTATTACATGGATTCACGGGAAATTCGTCAGACGTTCGAATGCTTGGACGTTTTTTAGAAAAGAATGGCTACACCTCACTTGCGCCGCACTATAAGGGACACGGTGTGCCGCCAGAGGAGCTGCTCGAAACAGGTCCGAAAGACTGGTGGAAGGACGTCATGAAGGCATACGACCGCTTAAAGGCAGCTGGCTATGACGAGATTGCGGTAGCCGGATTATCGCTTGGAGGCGTATTTTCGTTGAAATTGGGGTATACAGTGCCTGTAAAGGGAATCGTAACGATGTGCTCACCGATGACAATGAAAACGACGGACGTTATGTTCGAGGGCGTCATAAAATATGCCAAGGAATACAAGAAATATGAAGGTAAAAGCGACGAGCAAATAGAAGAAGAAGTAGAGAAGATTCGCCAAAACCCGATGCAGACATTGGGCGAGCTGCGTGAATTCGTCTACGAGGTCCGCGATCATGTGGATCATATATATGCTCCGCTTCTCGTGACACAGGGCAAAAAGGACTCGGTGATTGATATAAACTCTGCGAACTATATTTACGAGCAGTCAGAATCACTAGAGAAAAAGCTGAACTGGTACGAGGAATCTGGCCACGTTATTACGCTAGGACCAGAAAAGGAAACGCTACATGAAGATATATTAAACTTTTTAGAATCGCTGGATTGGAATGTGTAA
- the rnr gene encoding ribonuclease R yields the protein MENMKEQLLELMNSEEYKPMTTKELEDHFEMTEADDFKELVKTLVSMEDAGAVVRSRSNRYGVPSRMNLIVGSFIGHAKGFGFVTPEESGMDDIFIPPTEINGAVNGDKVLVRVSKESSGDRREGTIIKITQRGMSQVVGTFQDNKGFGFVIPDDKKVPMDVFVAKGDTLGAVDGHKVVVEITDWPNERKSATGIVTKILGHKNDPGVDILSIIYKHGITIDFPKEVIDQAEAVPDQIAEGDLEGRRDLRDEVIVTIDGADAKDLDDAVTVTKLPDGTYKLGVHIADVSHYVTEGSALDREAYDRGTSVYLTDRVIPMIPHRLSNGICSLNPQVDRLTLSCEMIINGSGMVTSHEIFQSVIRTTERMTYSDVYKILEEKDEDLIERYKDLVPMFENMAELAAVLRKKREERGAIDFDFPEAKILVDDDGWPTEVAIRERTVAEKLIEEFMLAANETVAEHFKWMDVPFIYRIHEDPKPEKLQRFFGFLTNFGLVVKGTGNDIHPKALQEIIESIEGMPEEPVISTMLLRSLQQAKYYGECLGHFGLSTEFYTHFTSPIRRYPDLIVHRLIRTYLVNGDVSSATVNHWGAIIDDIAEHTSKRERRAVDAERDTDALKKAQYMADKIGEEFEGIVSSVTNFGMFIELPNTIEGLVHVTNMTDDYYRFDDRQMMMIGERSGKQFRIGDEVTVKVSGVKPEEAAIDFEVVGMKKAFGRSTRKESPKVIHASKKGSGKDRKDKSQPGPKKGPNQKKKFYEGVAKKSQKRKRPKKK from the coding sequence ATGGAAAATATGAAAGAACAATTATTAGAATTAATGAATTCAGAAGAATATAAACCGATGACCACGAAGGAGCTAGAGGACCATTTTGAAATGACCGAGGCCGACGACTTCAAGGAGCTAGTCAAAACGCTAGTGTCCATGGAGGACGCTGGAGCAGTTGTCCGTTCACGATCTAATCGTTATGGTGTCCCATCTCGCATGAATTTAATCGTCGGGAGCTTCATCGGTCACGCAAAAGGCTTCGGCTTTGTGACACCGGAGGAAAGTGGAATGGATGATATTTTTATTCCCCCTACGGAAATTAACGGAGCAGTAAACGGTGACAAGGTGCTTGTACGCGTATCGAAGGAATCATCTGGAGACCGCAGAGAAGGTACGATCATCAAAATCACGCAGCGTGGAATGTCTCAGGTTGTCGGAACGTTCCAGGACAATAAAGGCTTCGGCTTCGTAATACCGGATGACAAGAAAGTGCCAATGGACGTATTCGTCGCTAAAGGCGACACATTAGGTGCAGTAGACGGTCACAAGGTAGTCGTAGAAATCACGGACTGGCCGAATGAAAGAAAGTCTGCAACAGGAATCGTAACGAAAATTCTTGGTCACAAAAATGATCCGGGTGTCGATATTCTATCGATTATCTACAAGCACGGAATCACAATCGACTTCCCGAAAGAGGTAATCGACCAAGCAGAAGCGGTGCCGGACCAAATCGCAGAAGGTGATTTAGAAGGACGCAGAGATCTTCGCGATGAAGTGATTGTGACGATTGATGGAGCAGACGCGAAGGACTTGGATGATGCAGTTACCGTAACGAAGCTGCCTGACGGTACATATAAGCTTGGCGTACATATTGCAGACGTAAGCCACTATGTAACAGAGGGATCAGCGCTTGACCGCGAGGCATATGACCGCGGAACGAGTGTGTATTTAACAGACCGTGTTATTCCAATGATTCCACACCGTCTATCGAATGGTATTTGTTCATTGAATCCACAGGTCGATCGTTTAACGCTTTCATGTGAAATGATCATCAACGGCTCTGGTATGGTGACATCCCATGAGATTTTCCAAAGTGTGATCCGCACAACGGAGCGAATGACTTACTCAGACGTTTATAAAATTTTAGAAGAAAAAGATGAGGACTTAATCGAGCGCTATAAGGACCTTGTGCCAATGTTCGAGAACATGGCAGAGCTTGCAGCAGTGCTTAGAAAGAAACGCGAGGAACGCGGAGCAATCGATTTTGACTTCCCAGAGGCTAAAATTTTAGTAGATGACGATGGCTGGCCAACAGAGGTCGCTATTCGCGAGCGTACGGTGGCTGAGAAGCTAATCGAGGAATTCATGCTAGCTGCCAATGAAACCGTTGCAGAGCACTTTAAATGGATGGATGTGCCGTTCATTTACCGTATCCATGAAGATCCTAAGCCAGAAAAGCTTCAGCGTTTCTTCGGCTTCCTAACGAACTTCGGCTTAGTTGTAAAAGGAACCGGCAATGACATTCACCCGAAAGCACTTCAAGAAATCATTGAAAGCATCGAGGGAATGCCAGAGGAGCCAGTTATCTCGACGATGCTTCTTCGCTCTTTACAGCAGGCAAAATATTACGGAGAATGTCTAGGTCACTTTGGTTTATCGACCGAGTTCTATACACATTTCACCTCTCCGATCCGTCGTTACCCTGACTTGATCGTACACCGTCTGATCCGTACGTATTTAGTGAATGGGGATGTTTCATCCGCAACGGTTAACCATTGGGGTGCGATCATCGATGACATCGCAGAGCATACATCCAAACGCGAGCGCCGCGCAGTAGATGCAGAGCGTGACACGGATGCACTGAAAAAAGCGCAATACATGGCTGATAAAATCGGTGAGGAATTCGAGGGTATCGTGAGCTCAGTTACGAACTTCGGTATGTTCATCGAGCTTCCAAATACGATTGAGGGTCTTGTCCATGTAACGAACATGACAGACGACTACTATCGCTTTGACGACCGTCAAATGATGATGATCGGGGAGCGCTCTGGTAAGCAGTTCCGTATCGGTGACGAGGTGACGGTAAAAGTCTCTGGCGTAAAACCAGAGGAAGCTGCCATCGACTTCGAGGTAGTCGGCATGAAGAAAGCGTTTGGCCGTAGCACGCGTAAGGAAAGCCCTAAGGTCATCCATGCATCGAAAAAAGGCTCTGGCAAGGATAGAAAAGACAAATCACAGCCAGGACCGAAAAAAGGACCAAATCAGAAAAAGAAATTCTACGAGGGCGTTGCGAAGAAATCTCAAAAACGCAAGCGACCAAAGAAAAAATAA
- the smpB gene encoding SsrA-binding protein SmpB, producing the protein MAKKHDDKPLAQNKKANHDYFIEETIEAGIVLQGTEIKSIRNGKVQLKDAFVRIRNNEAWISNMHISPYEQGNRFNHDPLRSRKLLLHKKQISSLIGETKREGFTIVPLKMYLKNGYAKVLIGIGKGKKDYDKRDTLKKKEAKRDIERAFKDAQR; encoded by the coding sequence ATGGCAAAAAAGCATGACGACAAGCCACTAGCACAAAACAAGAAGGCCAATCATGACTATTTTATCGAGGAAACAATCGAGGCGGGTATCGTCCTACAAGGGACCGAGATCAAATCCATTCGTAACGGGAAGGTGCAGCTAAAGGACGCATTCGTGCGCATCCGCAACAACGAGGCGTGGATCTCCAACATGCACATCAGCCCATACGAGCAGGGTAACCGCTTCAACCACGATCCGCTGCGTTCTCGCAAGCTATTGCTACACAAGAAGCAAATCAGTTCGCTGATCGGCGAAACAAAACGTGAGGGCTTCACCATCGTACCGCTCAAGATGTACTTGAAGAACGGCTACGCGAAGGTACTAATCGGCATCGGTAAAGGGAAAAAGGATTACGACAAGCGCGACACATTAAAGAAAAAAGAAGCAAAACGAGACATCGAACGAGCATTCAAGGATGCACAACGCTAA